In Flavobacterium lacustre, a genomic segment contains:
- a CDS encoding CotH kinase family protein, with the protein MIKLYPQKITLVSQIILAFVLLSSLGVSSQTLTDSNLPIVIITTDTDPLTGSPLAILDDPKVLATMKIIKRPDGSRNYLTDQNTTEYLNYNGRIGIELRGSTSQELRKKPYGLTTLKSDNTSNNNVSILGMPSENDWILNSLAFDPSLIRDYIAYNMARKMGNYATRTEYCEVIVNGSYRGLYIFQEKIKSNENRVNVVKIGSSDIDFPNVTGGYITKADRTDEGELPAWVMEETQFINELPKPENATAEQTAYIKGEFDKLADNLYNDSLLDGYTSVIDVPSFVDFMLVNELTSNADAYQFSTFFHKDRGGKLRAGPVWDFNLTFGTTFTPRSDVDQWQFSNNSNTGPWFWAGLFDNKTYPCYFSKRWNEMIASGQPMNVDVLNTFIDNTLAYISEAIPRENEKWGTLTDHETDVTRIKTFIAQRISWISSNIGSYTKCADVVTPPLVISRINYNPVASTDFTSKDLEFIEIKNTGSETVNLSGIYLKELGTSYQFPFDSTIGANESLYLTSNLATFQSKYGFPAFGQYSRNFSDKTQKIVLADAYGNVIDKVEYSDASPWPSDADGKGSYLQLIDTASDNNIATNWVASNNVVLSNKSFAAKSSLSIYPNPVTNTLMIHSTKTMDGVKIYSISGVLIQEIKAKSETINTDLSAYANGTYFITVYDEDGQTTKKILKK; encoded by the coding sequence ATGATAAAACTTTACCCCCAAAAAATCACTTTAGTTTCCCAAATTATTTTAGCTTTTGTATTATTATCTTCTTTGGGAGTTTCTTCTCAAACCCTTACTGATAGTAATTTGCCAATTGTTATTATTACTACAGATACAGATCCTTTAACAGGTTCTCCTCTTGCAATTTTGGACGATCCGAAAGTATTGGCTACGATGAAAATCATCAAAAGACCAGATGGATCCCGAAATTATCTTACGGACCAGAATACTACTGAATATTTAAATTATAATGGTAGAATAGGAATTGAACTAAGAGGTTCTACGTCACAGGAATTACGCAAAAAGCCATATGGTTTAACTACTTTAAAATCAGATAATACGTCTAATAATAATGTTAGTATATTAGGAATGCCGAGTGAGAATGATTGGATTTTAAATTCATTAGCATTTGACCCTTCCTTAATTCGAGATTATATTGCTTATAATATGGCCCGAAAAATGGGTAATTATGCTACTCGAACTGAATATTGTGAAGTGATTGTAAATGGTTCTTACAGGGGATTGTATATTTTTCAGGAAAAAATAAAATCGAATGAAAACAGAGTAAATGTGGTTAAGATTGGCTCGTCCGATATTGATTTTCCTAACGTTACAGGAGGTTACATTACAAAAGCTGACCGAACAGATGAAGGAGAATTACCGGCTTGGGTTATGGAAGAAACACAGTTTATCAATGAATTGCCAAAACCGGAAAATGCTACTGCAGAACAAACGGCTTATATCAAAGGCGAGTTCGATAAATTAGCGGATAATTTGTACAATGATTCTTTGTTGGATGGATATACATCTGTTATTGATGTTCCTTCTTTTGTTGATTTTATGTTGGTGAATGAATTAACATCAAATGCTGATGCGTATCAGTTCAGTACTTTTTTCCATAAGGACAGAGGAGGGAAATTAAGAGCAGGACCAGTTTGGGATTTCAATCTTACTTTTGGAACTACTTTTACGCCCCGAAGTGATGTTGATCAATGGCAATTTAGCAATAACAGCAATACAGGACCTTGGTTTTGGGCTGGATTGTTTGATAATAAAACGTACCCATGTTATTTTTCTAAAAGATGGAATGAGATGATTGCTTCAGGTCAACCAATGAATGTGGATGTTTTAAACACTTTTATAGACAATACATTGGCTTATATTAGCGAAGCAATTCCCAGAGAGAATGAGAAATGGGGAACTTTGACAGATCATGAAACTGATGTGACTCGTATAAAAACCTTTATTGCTCAACGCATCAGTTGGATATCAAGTAATATAGGTTCTTATACAAAATGTGCAGATGTAGTTACTCCGCCTTTGGTGATTTCAAGAATCAATTATAATCCTGTAGCTTCAACAGATTTCACGTCTAAAGATTTAGAATTTATTGAGATTAAAAATACCGGTTCAGAAACGGTAAATCTTTCGGGAATTTATCTTAAAGAGTTAGGAACAAGTTATCAATTTCCTTTTGATTCAACTATTGGAGCTAATGAAAGTCTTTATCTCACCAGTAATTTGGCTACATTTCAAAGCAAATACGGCTTTCCTGCTTTTGGTCAATATTCAAGAAATTTTTCGGATAAGACGCAAAAAATTGTTTTAGCGGATGCTTACGGTAATGTTATTGACAAAGTTGAATATTCTGATGCTTCGCCTTGGCCTTCAGATGCTGATGGAAAAGGAAGTTATTTGCAGTTAATTGATACGGCTTCGGATAATAATATAGCAACAAATTGGGTAGCTTCTAATAATGTCGTTTTATCAAATAAATCTTTTGCTGCTAAATCATCTTTGTCTATATATCCTAATCCGGTTACGAATACATTGATGATTCACAGTACAAAAACGATGGATGGGGTTAAAATATATTCGATTTCAGGCGTTTTAATTCAAGAGATTAAAGCAAAATCAGAAACCATAAATACAGATTTGAGTGCGTATGCCAATGGAACGTATTTTATAACAGTCTATGATGAAGATGGTCAGACTACCAAAAAAATACTTAAAAAGTAG
- a CDS encoding sensor histidine kinase gives MVLYKKLAQIGFLKNSYAFKFLFVAFIGIHIPLIGLLFFVLYGSQNISPNMILVFALVMTLTATILTLFILKRLIKPIEVASKALNDYRTDRVFSDLPLNFTDEAGLLMRNIHESIQDNETFIKDKQDMVYLLSHDLRTFAGNPQAIATLILDENPSAAIQELAELIVESSKQQLVYIENFIKVLKDQDQFIKKTEQKNRISPAELIASVTELATQSLNKKNIKLISEIEVSEVFLKIDQDSLLSVLSNLVNNAIKFSFPDSEIHVRIYLEAKKIIFTVSDSGIGFDSNQKEVLFQKFTKEGRLGTSNEPSTGIGLYLSKNSIEKQGGTLTAISDTGKGATFTIILDA, from the coding sequence ATGGTATTGTATAAAAAATTAGCTCAGATTGGATTTCTCAAAAATAGTTATGCATTTAAATTTCTTTTTGTTGCCTTTATTGGCATTCATATTCCGCTTATAGGATTGTTGTTTTTTGTTCTTTACGGCAGTCAGAATATTTCTCCCAATATGATTTTGGTTTTTGCACTTGTAATGACTTTGACCGCTACGATATTGACGTTGTTTATTCTGAAAAGGTTAATAAAACCAATCGAAGTGGCTTCTAAAGCATTAAATGATTACAGAACCGACAGAGTTTTTTCGGATTTACCATTAAATTTTACTGATGAAGCCGGTTTGTTGATGCGCAATATTCATGAATCGATTCAGGATAATGAAACTTTTATCAAGGATAAACAAGATATGGTTTATTTGCTTTCTCATGATTTAAGGACATTTGCCGGAAATCCACAAGCGATTGCTACCCTTATTTTAGACGAAAATCCTTCGGCAGCAATTCAAGAATTAGCAGAATTAATTGTAGAATCGTCTAAACAGCAACTCGTATATATAGAGAATTTTATAAAAGTATTGAAAGATCAGGATCAGTTTATTAAAAAAACAGAACAGAAAAACCGCATCAGTCCAGCGGAACTTATTGCATCTGTAACTGAACTAGCGACACAATCATTAAACAAGAAAAACATCAAATTGATTTCGGAAATAGAAGTTTCGGAAGTATTTCTGAAAATAGATCAAGATTCCTTGCTTAGCGTTTTGTCAAATTTAGTTAATAATGCCATTAAATTTTCATTTCCAGATAGTGAGATTCATGTTCGAATTTATTTGGAAGCTAAAAAAATAATCTTCACCGTTTCTGATTCTGGAATTGGTTTTGACTCCAATCAAAAAGAAGTGTTGTTTCAAAAATTCACGAAAGAAGGCCGATTGGGAACTTCAAATGAGCCATCAACCGGAATAGGATTGTATTTGTCTAAAAACAGTATCGAAAAACAAGGCGGAACCCTTACCGCAATAAGTGATACTGGAAAAGGAGCCACTTTTACAATCATTTTGGATGCCTAA
- a CDS encoding OsmC family peroxiredoxin produces MKRNATAVWTGSLKEGAGKLTTQSTTLENTQYSFKSRFEEGVGTNPEELVAAAHSGCFTMQLSAYISEGGFEIESIETKCDINLVEGTIIESHLTVTAKVKGIANEAFQELVTKAEKNCPISKLFNTEISTTATLV; encoded by the coding sequence ATGAAACGAAATGCCACCGCAGTTTGGACCGGTTCGCTTAAAGAAGGCGCCGGTAAATTAACGACACAAAGTACGACGTTAGAGAATACGCAATATTCTTTCAAATCCCGTTTTGAAGAAGGCGTAGGGACAAATCCTGAAGAATTGGTTGCAGCCGCTCACTCAGGTTGTTTTACTATGCAGCTTTCGGCTTACATTAGCGAAGGCGGTTTTGAGATAGAAAGTATCGAAACAAAATGTGATATTAATTTGGTTGAAGGAACAATTATTGAATCTCATCTGACGGTTACTGCCAAAGTTAAAGGGATTGCAAATGAAGCTTTTCAGGAATTAGTGACTAAGGCAGAGAAAAATTGCCCTATTTCAAAATTATTCAACACCGAAATTTCTACTACAGCGACTTTAGTGTAA
- the rlmD gene encoding 23S rRNA (uracil(1939)-C(5))-methyltransferase RlmD, giving the protein MAKKNTDKVVFHQIKVLDAGAKGVSVAKAPDGKVVFIPNVVPGDVVDVQTFKKRKAYYEGKAVKFHEFSEHRIEPICEHFGVCGGCKWQNMKYSQQLFYKQNEVKNHLQRIGKIELPEFEPILGSEKQFFYRNKMEFSFSNSRWLTEKEIESTEDLGNRNALGFHIPKMWDKILDINKCHLQEDPSNAIRNEVRAFANEHGLTFFNPRDHEGLLRTLMIRTASTGEIMVLIQFFENDKANRELLLDHLYEKFPQITSLQYVVNNKANDTLYDTDIKLYKGRDYILEEMEGLKFSINAKSFYQTNSDQAYELYKITRDFAGLTGNEVVYDLYTGTGTIAQFVSKKAKKVIGVESVPDAIKDAKANAVRNEITNCEFFVGDMKVVFNDDFIGQHGHPDVIITDPPRDGMHKDVIEQIMKIAPEKVVYVSCNSATQARDLALMDEKYKVTRVRPVDMFPQTHHVENVVLLERR; this is encoded by the coding sequence ATGGCAAAGAAAAATACAGACAAAGTTGTCTTTCATCAAATAAAAGTCCTTGATGCTGGTGCAAAAGGCGTATCGGTAGCGAAAGCTCCTGATGGGAAAGTAGTTTTTATCCCCAATGTAGTTCCGGGTGATGTAGTTGATGTGCAAACCTTCAAAAAGCGCAAAGCCTATTATGAAGGAAAAGCAGTGAAATTTCATGAATTCTCAGAACACAGAATCGAACCTATTTGCGAACATTTTGGAGTTTGTGGTGGTTGTAAATGGCAAAATATGAAATACAGCCAACAATTATTCTACAAACAAAATGAAGTTAAAAATCATTTGCAACGCATTGGAAAAATAGAACTTCCGGAATTTGAACCAATTTTAGGTTCTGAAAAACAGTTCTTTTATAGAAACAAAATGGAGTTTTCGTTTTCAAACAGCCGTTGGTTGACCGAAAAAGAAATTGAAAGTACCGAAGATCTAGGCAACAGAAACGCACTTGGTTTTCATATTCCAAAAATGTGGGACAAAATTCTGGATATCAATAAATGTCATTTACAAGAAGACCCTTCAAATGCGATTCGAAATGAAGTTCGTGCTTTTGCAAACGAGCATGGTTTGACTTTCTTCAATCCAAGAGATCATGAAGGTTTGTTAAGAACTTTAATGATTCGTACCGCTTCGACAGGTGAAATCATGGTTTTGATTCAGTTTTTTGAAAATGACAAAGCCAACAGAGAATTACTTTTAGACCATCTTTACGAAAAATTCCCTCAAATTACTTCGCTTCAGTATGTAGTCAACAATAAAGCAAACGATACTTTATACGATACCGATATTAAATTGTATAAAGGAAGAGATTATATCTTGGAAGAAATGGAAGGGTTGAAATTTAGCATTAATGCCAAATCTTTTTACCAAACTAACTCGGATCAAGCCTACGAATTATATAAAATTACCCGCGATTTTGCCGGACTTACCGGAAATGAAGTCGTTTATGATTTGTACACCGGAACCGGAACTATTGCACAATTTGTTTCAAAAAAAGCAAAAAAAGTAATTGGTGTAGAAAGTGTTCCTGATGCGATTAAAGACGCTAAAGCAAATGCGGTACGCAATGAAATCACGAATTGTGAGTTTTTTGTAGGTGATATGAAAGTAGTGTTCAACGATGATTTCATCGGACAACACGGACATCCTGATGTAATTATCACAGATCCGCCAAGAGATGGAATGCATAAAGACGTAATTGAACAAATCATGAAAATTGCTCCCGAAAAAGTAGTTTATGTAAGTTGCAATTCGGCCACACAAGCGCGTGATTTAGCGTTAATGGACGAAAAATACAAAGTGACTCGTGTTCGACCTGTGGATATGTTTCCGCAAACGCATCATGTGGAAAATGTAGTACTTTTGGAAAGAAGATAA
- a CDS encoding DUF6452 family protein, with product MKKIILLVLLVVFAFSGCEKDDICDANTATTPRLVLSFYDINNSTVLKNVTRLKVVGEGMTEGVIFNASASGESKYLTSGNTISIPLKTDEDTTTYSFTFNSGNTNPDLIFVDNVTINYTRNTIYVSRACGYKTIFTLNPTNAIVHTAEPVSSETWMQYISVEKTNIENENETHLKIFF from the coding sequence ATGAAAAAAATAATTTTATTAGTATTGCTGGTCGTTTTTGCTTTCTCAGGTTGTGAGAAGGATGATATTTGCGACGCCAATACGGCTACTACGCCCCGATTAGTCTTATCTTTTTATGACATTAATAATTCGACAGTTTTAAAAAATGTAACCCGATTAAAAGTAGTGGGAGAAGGAATGACCGAAGGTGTTATTTTTAACGCCTCCGCATCTGGCGAATCAAAATACCTAACGAGCGGAAACACGATTTCTATTCCTTTAAAAACGGATGAAGACACCACCACTTACAGCTTTACATTCAATTCAGGAAATACAAATCCTGACTTAATTTTTGTAGATAACGTAACGATCAATTACACTCGAAATACGATTTATGTATCCAGAGCTTGCGGGTATAAAACTATTTTCACACTAAACCCAACGAATGCGATAGTCCATACTGCAGAACCTGTTTCTAGTGAAACATGGATGCAATATATTTCAGTTGAAAAAACTAACATAGAAAACGAAAATGAAACACATCTTAAAATATTCTTTTAG
- a CDS encoding DUF6048 family protein, with protein MKHILKYSFSFCLLLSLFLAKAQETTSTKPNPKTTQIEEILPEPPKKVIKKLPEEKVLDSIAPKTNRYGLRVGVDLYKLTRALYDSNYKVIELVGDYRLTKKYYLAAEIGNENKTTDDDRLNSTAKGTYIKAGFDYNAYENWLDMENIISVGMRYGASTFSQELNSYKIYNANPYWDEVPSITSGEKYNGLSASWIEVVTGVKAKVFNNVFIGFSLQLKMLITNKQPDNFENLYIPGFNRTYNGDFGVGFNYTVSYFIPIYKKKAVAEKKK; from the coding sequence ATGAAACACATCTTAAAATATTCTTTTAGTTTCTGTCTTTTGTTGTCTTTGTTTTTGGCGAAAGCGCAAGAAACTACTTCAACTAAACCCAATCCTAAAACCACCCAAATTGAGGAAATACTTCCTGAACCTCCAAAAAAAGTGATTAAAAAACTTCCAGAGGAAAAAGTGCTTGACAGTATAGCTCCAAAAACAAACCGATATGGATTGCGTGTAGGTGTTGACTTGTATAAATTAACACGTGCCTTATATGACAGCAATTATAAAGTAATAGAATTAGTGGGAGATTACCGATTAACCAAAAAATACTATTTGGCCGCCGAAATCGGAAATGAAAATAAAACAACCGATGATGACCGACTGAATTCAACCGCAAAAGGAACATATATCAAAGCAGGTTTTGATTACAATGCCTATGAAAACTGGCTGGATATGGAGAATATCATTTCTGTAGGAATGCGTTATGGCGCAAGTACTTTCAGCCAAGAATTAAACAGTTATAAAATTTACAATGCAAATCCATATTGGGACGAAGTACCTTCGATTACCAGCGGAGAAAAATACAACGGATTATCTGCCAGTTGGATTGAAGTGGTTACTGGTGTAAAAGCTAAAGTTTTCAATAATGTCTTTATTGGCTTTAGTTTACAATTGAAAATGCTAATTACCAATAAGCAACCAGACAATTTTGAGAATCTTTATATTCCGGGATTCAACAGAACCTATAATGGCGATTTTGGAGTAGGATTTAATTATACCGTATCGTATTTTATTCCTATTTACAAAAAGAAAGCAGTAGCCGAAAAGAAGAAATAA
- a CDS encoding THUMP domain-containing class I SAM-dependent RNA methyltransferase — MENNYKMIAKTFFGFEEILAKELQMLGAQDVEQGVRMVSFKGDKGFMYKANLSLRTALKILKPIYFFKANNEQGLYKGISGVNWSKFIDANQTFVIDATVHSEYFNHSEFVSQKCKDAIVDQFRERTGQRPSIDKAFPDLRINIHIDKDQVSVALDTSGNSLHQRGYRTATNIAPINEVLAAGILLLSGWEGQGDFLDPMCGSGTFLAEAAMIACNIPANINRKEFAFEKWNDWDNDLFDNITDSLLKRVREFHYTIKGYDKAPSAVQKAKDNIKNANLDEYISIEEKNFFDTEKTSQGKLHMVFNPPYDERLDIHMEEFYKNIGDTLKKNYPGTNAWFITANLEALKFVGLKPSRKIKLFNASLEARLVKYEMYEGSKRTKFQVVPDTSI; from the coding sequence ATGGAAAATAATTATAAAATGATTGCCAAAACCTTTTTTGGTTTTGAAGAAATATTGGCAAAAGAATTGCAAATGTTGGGCGCACAAGACGTGGAGCAAGGGGTTAGAATGGTTAGTTTTAAAGGCGATAAGGGATTTATGTACAAAGCAAATTTGTCTTTGCGTACGGCTCTTAAAATCTTAAAACCCATCTATTTTTTTAAAGCTAATAATGAGCAAGGATTGTATAAAGGAATTTCAGGAGTAAATTGGTCAAAATTCATTGATGCCAATCAGACTTTTGTGATTGATGCAACGGTACATTCAGAGTATTTTAATCACTCTGAGTTTGTTTCCCAAAAATGTAAAGATGCGATTGTAGATCAGTTTAGAGAACGAACCGGGCAACGTCCGAGTATAGATAAGGCTTTTCCTGATTTGAGAATTAATATTCATATCGACAAAGACCAGGTTTCGGTTGCGCTGGATACTTCCGGGAATTCTTTACACCAACGTGGTTATAGAACGGCTACCAATATTGCTCCGATAAATGAAGTTTTGGCAGCAGGAATTTTATTGCTTTCGGGTTGGGAAGGTCAAGGCGATTTCTTGGATCCGATGTGTGGTTCCGGAACATTTCTGGCCGAAGCAGCAATGATTGCTTGTAATATTCCGGCGAATATCAACCGTAAAGAATTTGCTTTCGAAAAATGGAATGATTGGGACAACGATTTATTCGACAATATTACTGATAGTTTGTTGAAAAGAGTGCGGGAGTTTCATTACACTATAAAAGGCTATGACAAAGCGCCAAGTGCGGTTCAAAAAGCCAAAGACAATATCAAAAATGCCAATCTTGACGAATATATTTCTATCGAAGAAAAGAACTTTTTTGATACCGAAAAAACGTCTCAAGGAAAATTACATATGGTTTTTAATCCGCCTTATGATGAGCGATTGGACATTCATATGGAAGAATTCTATAAAAATATTGGCGATACCTTAAAGAAAAATTATCCGGGAACTAATGCTTGGTTTATTACTGCAAATCTGGAAGCTTTAAAATTTGTTGGACTAAAACCTTCCCGAAAAATAAAACTTTTTAATGCCAGCCTAGAAGCTCGTTTGGTAAAATACGAAATGTATGAAGGAAGCAAAAGAACCAAATTTCAGGTTGTTCCAGACACCAGTATTTAG